The following proteins are co-located in the Salvelinus fontinalis isolate EN_2023a unplaced genomic scaffold, ASM2944872v1 scaffold_1080, whole genome shotgun sequence genome:
- the LOC129848622 gene encoding cellular retinoic acid-binding protein 2-like, which produces MERKIPDFAGTWKMKSSENFEELLKALGVNVMLRKIAVAAASKPSVEITQEGETLSIRTFTSVRTTHVTFTVGESFNEATVDGRPCTSLPKWETDSKISCEQTLQKGEGPKTAWTREITNDGELILTMSAEDVVCTRVYVRE; this is translated from the exons ATGGAGCGCAAAATCCCTGACTTCGCTGGTACCTGGAAGATGAAGAGCTCAGAGAACTTCGAGGAGCTTCTCAAAGCGCTGG GTGTGAACGTGATGCTGCGTAAGATAGCGGTGGCAGCAGCCTCCAAGCCGTCGGTGGAGATCACCCAGGAGGGTGAGACTCTGTCCATACGAACCTTCACCTCCGTCAGAACCACCCACGTCACCTTCACGGTGGGAGAGTCCTTCAACGAGGCCACGGTCGACGGACGCCCCTGCacg agtCTTCCAAAGTGGGAGACAGACAGTAAGATCAGCTGTGAGCAGACTCTGCAGAAAGGGGAGGGACCTAAGACCGCCTGGACCCGAGAGATAACCAATGACGGCGAGCTCATCCTG ACCATGAGTGCGGAGGATGTGGTGTGTACCAGAGTCTACGTACGAGAGTGA